A stretch of Brachyhypopomus gauderio isolate BG-103 chromosome 3, BGAUD_0.2, whole genome shotgun sequence DNA encodes these proteins:
- the ggt6 gene encoding glutathione hydrolase 6: MVQSTVRYTKLPSETQDEIETGEAGSDEDRVTIYTKQPTRGLQIEVEKKDTWVRVVVALVLLGVVLVFMILECDGWWSDPGGLQGAGCYGSHSMVMKTQDEHDHHPHMGDAKTDDHNDEDHHHHHHHHDISLYHHAVVLTASANCSRVGKELLQEGGTIVDAAVASLLCLGVVHPHTAGIGGEFSAILYNHTSGSLKAVHTTGPQMPSMTYGIPSILQGVKELHSQWGRSEWSSLFKGAIELAEDGFLVDSILGRAMEAHEDEISTSDLCNLFCDANGHLKSAGMLASNRNLAELLRGASLNESHFQETLAMKLAEDLSPHERPAFFAAVQRRHGEINEPLIAEGEKYTVLSDTSPHTGLMLSVILEQIREQSLAFQGSRDLNSTAASYANLFNSTQGLSKTAETNPDSSKLFGLNMRRSHIGVLDRHGSFIIMSVSLNTTWGSRRLLPTSGVILSSFTANLSGSPYLSFPLVLKISTDSDPQSDGDEGDDELEVIAVAGGLPALFNAAVLLHNRVDSGMSPAEAVCRPLLHLEQGISSEVAVCLSAISNGSEVYMLLPQRGGGLQEVDECTDDTVSMLFRLHADHVSAHSAPAATAHSDGY; encoded by the exons ATGGTGCAAAGTACTGTTCGGTATACGAAACTACCATCTGAGACTCAGGATGAAATAGAAACCGGTGAGGCTGGCAGCGATGAAGACAGAGTGACTATCTACACAAAGCA GCCCACCAGAGGTCTGCAGATAGAGGTGGAGAAGAAAGACACATGGGTCCGGGTGGTGGTGGCCCTGGTTCTGCTCGGTGTAGTCTTGGTGTTCATGATTCTTGAGTGCGACGGATGGTGGTCAGACCCTGGAGGCCTCCAGGGTGCAGGATGCTACGGTTCCCACAGCATGGTCATGAAAACCCAAGATGAGCAtgaccaccacccccacatggGAGATGCTAAGACTGATGACCACAATGACGaagatcatcatcatcatcatcatcatcacgaCATTTCACTGTACCACCACGCCGTTGTCCTTACAGCCTCAG CTAACTGCTCCAGGGTTGGCAAAGAGCTTCTTCAGGAGGGAGGAACCATAGTTGATGCAGCTGTTGCATCTCTACTCTGCTTAGGAGttgtccacccacacacagcaggaatag GTGGAGAATTCTCGGCTATTCTGTACAACCACACATCAGGATCACTAAAAGCCGTACATACAACTGGGCCACAGATGCCTTCAATGACTTATGGGATCCCATCTATACTGCAGGGTGTCAAAGAGCTGCACTCTCAATGGGGCCGTTCAGAATGGAGCAGTCTTTTCAAAGGCGCCATCGAGTTAGCGGAGGACGGCTTCCTCGTCGACAGCATCCTTGGCAGGGCCATGGAAGCCCACGAGGATGAAATCTCCACGTCCGATCTGTGCAACCTGTTCTGCGATGCGAACGGGCACTTGAAATCGGCCGGCATGCTGGCCTCCAACCGGAATCTCGCCGAGCTCTTGCGGGGCGCCAGCCTAAACGAGTCCCATTTCCAAGAAACTCTGGCCATGAAATTGGCTGAGGACCTCTCCCCGCACGAGAGGCCCGCTTTCTTTGCCGCCGTTCAACGCCGCCATGGAGAAATCAATGAGCCCCTTATCGCTGAGGGGGAGAAATACACTGTCCTTTCagacacctcccctcacacaggCTTGATGCTATCTGTTATATTAGAGCAAATCAGGGAGCAAAGTCTGGCCTTTCAGGGAAGCAGAGATCTTAACAGCACTGCTGCCTCTTACGCCAACCTCTTTAACTCGACTCAGGGACTCAGCAAAACGGCTGAGACAAACCCGGACTCCTCCAAGTTATTTGGTCTCAACATGAGGAGAAGTCACATTGGCGTGCTGGACAGGCACGGTAGTTTTATCATCATGTCAGTTTCACTGAACACCACTTGGGGATCAAGGCGGCTCCTGCCGACCAGCGGGGTTATCCTCAGCAGCTTTACCGCAAACCTTTCGGGCTCACCTTACCTTAGCTTTCCGTTGGTTCTAAAGATCAGTACTGACAGTGACCCTCAGAGCGATGGTGACGAGGGAGACGACGAATTAGAAGTCATCGCTGTTGCGGGAGGACTTCCCGCCTTATTTAACGCTGCTGTTCTGCTACATAACAGGGTAGACTCTGGAATGTCTCCTGCGGAGGCTGTTTGCAGACCGCTTCTCCATCTGGAGCAGGGAATCTCATCAGAAGttgctgtttgtctgtctgccaTCTCAAATGGCTCAGAGGTCTACATGCTGCTTCCACAGAGGGGCGGGGGCTTACAGGAGGTGGACGAGTGTACCGATGACACCGTGTCCATGCTGTTTCGGCTCCATGCGGACCACGTTAGCGCACACAGTGCCCCTGCTGCCACAGCCCATTCTGACGGCTATTGA